A window of Tatumella citrea genomic DNA:
TTTGTTTAAAAACTAAGATTAAAAACAGACGGGTTTATATCACTGCGGGTTTAACTTCACAGTACCGATTGATTCCACCTGAACTCAAACCTCTGGTAACCAGGCTGATTTTAGCTCTGCCGCCCTCGTGTTATCTCTGTTATTATATCGCTATCTGTATACAGGCTTACGGCAACACCAGTGTTGCTGCACTGCCATACTGGCTGGCCTGCCCCTGTTAATCGTCTGAGAGTAAACCCTGTGACCCAACCTTTTGCTTCCCTGTCGCTGCCTGCCGCGCAGCTAGAAAACCTTGCTGAACTTGGTTATACCACCATGACGCCAGTACAGGCCGCAGCCCTGCCGGAAATTTTGCAAGGCCGTGATGTTCGTGCACAGGCCAAAACCGGCAGCGGTAAAACTGCAGCGTTTGGTATCGGGCTGTTACTAAAGATTGATGTCTCACAGTTCATTCCCCAGGCAATGGTATTGTGCCCGACCCGTGAGCTGGCAGATCAGGTGACCAAAGAGCTACGGCGACTGGCACGCTATATTCCAAACCTGAAAATTCTCACCCTGTGCGGCGGTCAGCCTATGGGGCAGCAACTGGCATCACTGGCTCATGCACCTCATATTGTCGTAGGCACACCAGGCCGTATTCAGGAACATCTGGGCAGAAAAACTCTGGATGCCGGACAACTGAAAGTACTGGTTCTGGATGAAGCTGACCGGATGCTGGATATGGGATTCAGTGAAGCTATCGACGATGTCATCAGCTATCTGCCGGTACAACGCCAGACATTACTGTTTTCTGCCACTTACCCTCAGGGAATCGAGAGCATTAGTGCGCGGGTACAACAGCAACCGGTGAGTATCACCACCGGTGAAGTCTCCGCATTACCGGATATTGAACAGCAGTTTTATGAAGCTACCCGCGGTGAAAAACTACCACTGCTACAGACGCTGCTAAGCCACCACCAGCCAGCCTCTTGTGTCGTGTTCTGTAATACCAAACGCGACTGTCAGGAAGTATATGATGCACTTACCGACTCCGGCATCAGCGTACTGGCTTTGCATGGTGATCTGGAGCAACGTGACCGGGATCAGGTGCTGGTTCGTTTTGCTAACCAGAGCTGCCGCGTACTGGTTGCTACTGATGTGGCAGCTCGTGGACTGGATATTAAAGAACTGGCTATGGTGGTTAACTACGAACTCTCTTTTGACCCGGAAGTCCATGTTCACCGTATTGGCCGTACCGCTCGTGCCGGTCACAAGGGCCTGGCGGTCAGCCTGGTTGCCCCGTCTGAAATTCAGCGGGCGAACGCGCTTGAAGATTATATTAGCCTGAAGCCTCAATGGTTGCAGGCCAGCAGTTTATCCGCCACCTCCACCGCCCCGATGGAAGCGATAATGGTAACTTTGTGTATTGATGGCGGGCGGAAAGCGAAAATCCGGCCAGGCGATGTAGTCGGTGCTCTGACCGGGGAAGCGGGTCTGGCTGCCGATATTATTGGTAAAATAGATATGTTTCCGATGCATGCCTATGTCGCTATTCGTAAGTCTGCGGTCACCAAAACCTTTCGCCAGCTACAGCAGGTGAAGGTCAAAGGGAAAAACTGCAAAATCAGAGTACTTAAGTAGCCGTTACCGGGATGACTCGTTTAACGGGCCATCCCGGCAATACTGTGGTTACCCTCATCTGCTATGCCAGCAGCCTGCCACCATCATGCTTAAATGCAGCATCGCATGATACAGTGCCCTGTGGCTTATCACCCGTAGCCCGGGCTTTTCATG
This region includes:
- the dbpA gene encoding ATP-dependent RNA helicase DbpA; protein product: MTQPFASLSLPAAQLENLAELGYTTMTPVQAAALPEILQGRDVRAQAKTGSGKTAAFGIGLLLKIDVSQFIPQAMVLCPTRELADQVTKELRRLARYIPNLKILTLCGGQPMGQQLASLAHAPHIVVGTPGRIQEHLGRKTLDAGQLKVLVLDEADRMLDMGFSEAIDDVISYLPVQRQTLLFSATYPQGIESISARVQQQPVSITTGEVSALPDIEQQFYEATRGEKLPLLQTLLSHHQPASCVVFCNTKRDCQEVYDALTDSGISVLALHGDLEQRDRDQVLVRFANQSCRVLVATDVAARGLDIKELAMVVNYELSFDPEVHVHRIGRTARAGHKGLAVSLVAPSEIQRANALEDYISLKPQWLQASSLSATSTAPMEAIMVTLCIDGGRKAKIRPGDVVGALTGEAGLAADIIGKIDMFPMHAYVAIRKSAVTKTFRQLQQVKVKGKNCKIRVLK